One segment of Salvia splendens isolate huo1 chromosome 20, SspV2, whole genome shotgun sequence DNA contains the following:
- the LOC121781452 gene encoding uncharacterized protein LOC121781452, which translates to MGRSLRPTNMGGGGGLVRDHNGQLLVAFATPLAAHSALEAELMAIHHGLEVAKGFNLPIWVEADAEQAIKLLNGSAWGPAQVRRVMARLHGFKRRHTVRATFIPREGNKAADLLAKMGAEQDHFQQMSSQNVPATIRAIIRMDEMGVPNLRVRDDERE; encoded by the coding sequence ATGGGGCGTTCTCTGAGGCCAACAAACATGGGCGGCGGAGGGGGTCTGGTTCGGGACCACAATGGTCAGCTGCTTGTAGCTTTTGCAACCCCACTCGCCGCTCACTCGGCTCTTGAGGCCGAGCTTATGGCCATTCACCATGGGTTGGAGGTAGCAAAGGGGTTCAACCTACCCATTTGGGTTGAAGCAGATGCGGAACAAGCCATTAAGTTGCTCAATGGCTCGGCTTGGGGCCCGGCACAAGTTCGCCGCGTAATGGCCCGGCTACATGGCTTTAAGCGTAGACATACCGTCAGGGCCACTTTCATCCCTAGGGAGGGCAACAAGGCGGCCGATttgctcgccaaaatgggagcGGAACAAGATCATTTCCAACAAATGTCCTCACAAAATGTTCCAGCAACAATTAGAGCCATCATCCGGATGGACGAAATGGGAGTCCCCAATCTTCGGGTGAGAGATGATGAGCGAGAGTAG